The following are encoded in a window of Allosphingosinicella indica genomic DNA:
- a CDS encoding hemolysin family protein has protein sequence MSDDDSSTAQPNGRTFWSGLRTLLFGEDSEATLRDQIEEAIESHEGEVPIIGDLTSIERQMLRNLLHFGERTATDIAVPRSDIIAVPATASFDDLVAAFVDAGHSRLPVYAESLDSVIGMIHVKDVFALRVAGAAPPGDIKDLIRSPLYVPESMGALDLLARMRGERVHLAIVVDEFGGTEGLVTIEDVVEEIVGEIEDEHDEELPGLLVALDDGAWEADARAELEDVARLIDARIADVNDDVETIGGLATVLAGHVPDVGEIVEHASGWRLEVLERDSRRVARLRLLPPDEGALMTEGDEE, from the coding sequence ATGTCCGACGACGATAGTAGCACCGCCCAGCCGAACGGGCGCACATTCTGGAGCGGTCTTCGGACCCTCCTGTTCGGCGAGGACAGCGAGGCCACGCTTCGCGACCAGATCGAGGAAGCGATCGAAAGCCACGAGGGCGAAGTGCCGATCATCGGCGACCTAACCTCGATCGAGCGGCAGATGCTGCGCAACCTCCTCCATTTCGGCGAGCGGACCGCGACCGATATCGCGGTGCCGCGCAGCGACATTATCGCGGTGCCCGCGACGGCGAGCTTCGACGATCTCGTCGCGGCCTTCGTCGATGCGGGGCACAGCCGCCTGCCGGTCTATGCCGAGAGCCTCGACAGCGTGATCGGCATGATCCACGTCAAGGACGTATTCGCGCTCCGCGTCGCCGGCGCCGCGCCGCCCGGCGACATCAAGGATCTGATCCGCAGCCCGCTCTATGTGCCCGAATCGATGGGCGCGCTCGATCTGCTCGCGCGGATGCGGGGCGAGCGGGTGCATCTCGCCATCGTTGTCGACGAATTCGGCGGCACCGAGGGGCTCGTCACCATCGAGGACGTCGTCGAGGAGATCGTCGGCGAGATCGAGGACGAGCATGACGAGGAGCTGCCCGGCCTGCTGGTCGCGCTCGACGACGGCGCGTGGGAGGCCGACGCCCGCGCCGAGCTGGAGGATGTCGCGCGGTTGATCGACGCGCGGATCGCCGACGTGAACGACGATGTCGAGACGATCGGCGGCCTCGCCACCGTGCTTGCGGGGCATGTCCCCGATGTCGGCGAGATCGTCGAACATGCCAGTGGCTGGCGGCTGGAAGTGCTGGAGCGCGATTCGCGCCGCGTCGCGCGGTTGCGCCTGTTGCCGCCCGACGAAGGCGCTCTGATGACCGAGGGAGACGAGGAATGA
- the ybeY gene encoding rRNA maturation RNase YbeY: MILVESDASGDWERSGGWDALAEGAVRAAVAASRHAALIDSSLAVEVSVKFTSDEEVRALNAAYRNKDRPTNVLSFPLFDAELLPDIARADSGEALLGDIVLAHGVCAAEAETKGVAVAVHATHLVVHGTLHLLGYDHEAGEEDAEAMEQVERVALASLGIADPYAIPPDDDFLQVTSEVRS, from the coding sequence ATGATCCTCGTCGAATCCGATGCTTCGGGAGACTGGGAGCGAAGCGGCGGTTGGGACGCCCTCGCCGAGGGCGCGGTGCGCGCGGCGGTTGCGGCGAGCCGCCACGCGGCGCTGATCGACAGCTCGCTCGCCGTCGAGGTTTCGGTCAAATTCACCTCCGACGAGGAAGTGCGCGCGCTGAACGCCGCCTATCGCAACAAGGACAGGCCGACCAACGTCCTCTCCTTCCCGCTGTTCGACGCCGAGCTGCTCCCCGATATCGCCCGCGCCGACAGCGGCGAGGCGTTGCTCGGCGATATCGTGCTGGCGCACGGCGTCTGCGCGGCGGAAGCGGAGACGAAAGGCGTTGCGGTCGCCGTCCATGCCACGCATCTTGTGGTTCATGGCACGCTGCATCTGTTAGGCTATGACCATGAGGCGGGGGAGGAGGATGCGGAGGCGATGGAGCAGGTGGAGCGCGTCGCGCTCGCGTCGCTCGGCATCGCCGATCCCTATGCCATTCCCCCCGACGACGATTTCCTTCAAGTCACCAGCGAGGTGCGATCCTAA
- a CDS encoding PhoH family protein produces MAKKSDAAAPGERARLEIEFEQPHLLGPLFGEFDRNLVAIEDRLGVYIAARGNRVQIEGDPEAAARARDVLAGLYNRLDRGEDIDAGTVDGVIAMSAQPTLDGIVARDVADPPKVMIRTRKKTIVPRSKTQIEYMEALARDDMIFALGPAGTGKTYVAVAQAVQQLIGGSVDRLILSRPAVEAGERLGFLPGDMKEKVDPYLRPLYDALYDMLPTEQVERRIASGEIEIAPIAFMRGRTLNDAFIILDEAQNTTPAQMKMFLTRFGMRSRMVICGDPRQVDLPDIGKSGLGDAVGKLEGIPKIAMIRFGAADVVRHPLVGRIVEAYEGPDE; encoded by the coding sequence ATGGCGAAGAAATCGGACGCGGCAGCGCCGGGCGAACGCGCGCGGCTGGAGATCGAGTTCGAGCAGCCGCACCTGCTGGGGCCGCTGTTCGGCGAGTTCGACCGCAACCTCGTCGCCATCGAGGACCGGCTCGGCGTCTATATCGCCGCGCGCGGCAATCGCGTGCAGATCGAGGGCGATCCGGAGGCCGCGGCGCGCGCGCGCGACGTGCTGGCGGGTCTCTACAACCGGCTCGACCGCGGCGAGGATATCGACGCGGGCACCGTGGACGGCGTCATCGCCATGTCGGCGCAGCCGACGCTGGACGGCATCGTCGCGCGCGACGTCGCCGATCCGCCGAAGGTGATGATCCGCACGCGCAAGAAGACGATCGTCCCGCGCTCCAAGACGCAGATCGAATATATGGAAGCGCTGGCGCGCGACGACATGATCTTCGCGCTCGGCCCCGCGGGCACCGGCAAGACCTATGTCGCGGTGGCGCAGGCGGTGCAGCAGCTCATCGGCGGTAGCGTCGACCGGCTGATCCTCTCGCGCCCCGCGGTCGAGGCGGGCGAGCGGCTTGGTTTCCTCCCCGGCGACATGAAGGAGAAGGTCGATCCCTATCTCCGCCCCTTGTACGACGCGCTTTACGACATGCTGCCGACCGAGCAGGTGGAGCGGCGCATCGCCAGCGGCGAGATCGAGATCGCGCCGATCGCCTTCATGCGCGGCCGCACGCTGAACGACGCCTTCATCATCCTCGACGAGGCGCAGAACACCACGCCCGCGCAGATGAAGATGTTCCTTACCCGCTTCGGCATGCGCAGCCGCATGGTGATCTGCGGCGATCCGCGGCAGGTCGATCTGCCCGACATCGGCAAGTCGGGCCTCGGCGACGCGGTCGGCAAGCTCGAGGGGATCCCCAAGATCGCGATGATCCGCTTCGGCGCCGCGGACGTGGTCCGCCATCCGCTGGTCGGTCGGATCGTCGAGGCCTATGAAGGGCCCGACGAGTGA
- the miaB gene encoding tRNA (N6-isopentenyl adenosine(37)-C2)-methylthiotransferase MiaB — protein MKDPRTFHVKSFGCQMNVYDGARMAELLEAEGMTAAGDGASADLVVLNTCHIREKAAEKVYSDIGRLRRDDGTRPMIAVAGCVAQAEAAEIPRRAPSVDIVVGPQAYHRLPAMIGAAARGGRAIDTDMPAETKFGALPARRRQGPTAFLTVQEGCDKFCTYCVVPYTRGAEISRPWAAIVDEAKALIDAGAKEITLLGQNVNAWEGEDETGRVQGLDGLIRALDRLPGLARIRYTTSHPNDMTDGLIAAHGDVETLMPYLHLPVQSGSDRVLKAMNRSHSAASYLAILDRVRAVRPDIAISGDFIVGFPGETEVEFTATLEIVSAVNYAHAYSFKYSPRPGTPAAGMDGQVDAAVMDERLQRLQALLTEQQMAFNRATVGRRTTVLLERNGKKPGQKIGKSPWLQSVHVEGDAAIGDLVTVDIASAGPNSVGGILVSPERKAA, from the coding sequence ATGAAAGACCCGCGGACCTTCCACGTCAAATCCTTCGGCTGCCAGATGAACGTCTATGACGGCGCGCGCATGGCGGAGCTGCTGGAGGCCGAAGGCATGACCGCCGCCGGCGACGGCGCATCTGCGGACCTCGTGGTGCTCAACACCTGCCACATCCGCGAGAAGGCCGCCGAGAAGGTCTATTCGGACATCGGCCGCTTGCGCCGCGATGACGGCACGCGGCCGATGATCGCCGTCGCCGGCTGCGTCGCGCAGGCCGAAGCCGCCGAGATCCCGCGTCGCGCCCCAAGCGTCGACATCGTCGTCGGCCCGCAGGCCTATCACCGCCTGCCCGCGATGATCGGCGCGGCGGCGAGGGGCGGCCGCGCGATCGACACCGACATGCCTGCCGAGACCAAATTCGGCGCGCTCCCGGCGCGGCGGCGGCAGGGACCGACCGCCTTCCTGACCGTGCAGGAAGGCTGCGACAAATTCTGCACCTATTGCGTCGTCCCCTATACGCGCGGCGCCGAGATCAGCCGGCCGTGGGCCGCGATCGTCGACGAGGCGAAGGCGTTGATCGATGCCGGCGCGAAGGAAATCACCCTCCTCGGCCAGAACGTCAACGCGTGGGAAGGCGAGGACGAGACAGGCCGCGTGCAGGGGCTCGACGGCCTAATCCGCGCGCTCGACCGTCTGCCCGGCCTTGCTCGCATCCGCTACACCACCAGCCATCCCAACGACATGACCGACGGGCTGATCGCCGCGCATGGCGACGTCGAGACGCTGATGCCCTATCTCCACCTGCCTGTGCAGTCGGGCAGCGACCGGGTGCTGAAGGCGATGAACCGCAGCCACAGCGCAGCGAGCTACCTCGCCATTCTCGATCGCGTCCGCGCGGTCCGTCCCGACATCGCAATCTCGGGCGATTTCATCGTCGGATTCCCCGGCGAGACCGAGGTGGAGTTCACCGCGACGCTCGAGATCGTTTCGGCGGTGAACTACGCGCACGCTTATTCGTTCAAATACTCCCCGCGCCCCGGAACTCCGGCGGCGGGCATGGACGGACAGGTGGATGCGGCAGTGATGGACGAGAGGCTGCAACGGCTGCAGGCGCTGCTCACGGAGCAGCAGATGGCATTCAACCGCGCCACAGTCGGCCGCCGCACGACCGTGCTGCTTGAGCGCAATGGTAAGAAGCCCGGCCAGAAGATCGGCAAATCGCCCTGGCTGCAATCGGTGCATGTCGAGGGCGATGCCGCGATCGGCGATCTGGTCACCGTCGATATCGCTTCGGCCGGCCCGAACAGCGTGGGCGGCATCCTGGTCTCTCCCGAACGGAAAGCGGCCTGA
- a CDS encoding lysophospholipid acyltransferase family protein produces the protein MHRLILRVAGIVLTLLALLPLHYLWKIAGRPSPWPRRFLGRVARIAGMRASVLGQPLPGHVLFVSNHLSWLDILLIAGASGASFVSKAEVADWPVVGWLARLHRTVFVARAERSAVKGQADALRGALAAGQPMALFPEGTTDAGALVLPFRPSLFASLYPPLPGVHVQPVAIDYGAAADDIAWVGTESALANVRRVLSRRGTTPVTLRFLAPIDPEAAGDRKALAAAARDAIVAALGASARPADPL, from the coding sequence ATGCACCGCCTGATCCTCCGCGTCGCCGGTATCGTCCTGACGCTGCTGGCGTTGCTACCACTCCACTATCTCTGGAAGATCGCTGGGCGTCCCTCGCCCTGGCCGCGCCGCTTCCTGGGCCGCGTGGCGCGGATCGCGGGGATGCGCGCGTCCGTTTTGGGGCAGCCGCTCCCCGGCCACGTCCTCTTCGTCTCCAATCATCTGAGCTGGCTCGACATCCTGCTGATCGCCGGCGCCTCGGGCGCGTCGTTTGTGTCCAAGGCTGAAGTCGCGGACTGGCCGGTGGTCGGCTGGCTGGCGCGGCTCCATCGCACCGTCTTCGTCGCCCGCGCCGAGCGATCGGCGGTGAAGGGGCAGGCCGATGCGCTGCGCGGCGCGCTCGCCGCCGGGCAGCCGATGGCGCTGTTCCCGGAGGGCACGACCGACGCGGGCGCCCTCGTCCTCCCCTTCCGCCCCAGCCTCTTCGCCTCGCTCTACCCGCCGCTGCCCGGCGTACACGTGCAGCCGGTGGCGATCGACTATGGCGCGGCGGCGGACGATATCGCCTGGGTCGGCACCGAAAGCGCGCTCGCCAATGTCCGCCGCGTCCTTTCGCGCCGTGGCACGACGCCGGTGACTTTGCGCTTCCTGGCCCCGATCGATCCCGAGGCGGCTGGCGACCGCAAGGCACTGGCGGCGGCGGCGCGGGACGCCATCGTCGCCGCGCTGGGCGCTTCCGCCCGGCCCGCCGATCCCTTATAG
- a CDS encoding Fur family transcriptional regulator — MHRTIDIEALCAEKGLRITEQRKVIARVLSESEDHPDVETLHQRAAAVDPGISIATVYRTLRLFEDAGILERHDFGDGRARYEAMSESHHDHLIDVESGKVIEFVDDEIEALQRKIAEKLGFRLVDHRMELYGVALDRKA; from the coding sequence ATGCACCGCACCATCGATATCGAGGCGCTCTGCGCCGAAAAAGGCCTCAGGATCACCGAGCAGCGCAAGGTGATCGCGCGCGTTCTTTCCGAGTCCGAGGATCACCCCGACGTGGAGACGCTGCACCAGCGCGCCGCCGCGGTCGACCCCGGCATCTCGATCGCCACCGTCTATCGCACGCTCCGGCTGTTCGAGGATGCGGGCATCCTGGAACGGCATGATTTCGGCGATGGCCGCGCGCGCTACGAGGCGATGTCGGAAAGCCATCACGACCATCTGATCGACGTGGAATCGGGCAAGGTGATCGAGTTCGTCGACGACGAGATCGAGGCGCTGCAGCGCAAGATCGCCGAGAAGCTCGGCTTCCGGCTCGTCGATCACCGAATGGAGCTTTACGGCGTCGCGCTCGACCGCAAGGCCTGA
- a CDS encoding MucR family transcriptional regulator, which yields MAQSDEINETLITLTADIVSAHVSNNSVAVSDLPTLIQNVHSALNGLGQAAQEPEAKLEPAVSIRSSIKPDYIVCLEDGKKLKMLKRHLMTHYSMTPDEYRQKWGLNADYPMVAPNYAEQRRTLAKKIGLGTKRRTARK from the coding sequence ATGGCACAAAGCGACGAAATCAACGAGACGCTGATCACCCTTACCGCCGACATCGTGTCGGCCCATGTAAGTAACAACAGCGTTGCCGTTTCGGACCTGCCGACGCTCATTCAGAACGTCCACTCGGCGCTGAACGGACTGGGCCAGGCCGCGCAAGAACCGGAGGCCAAGCTTGAGCCTGCGGTGTCGATCCGCTCCTCGATCAAGCCCGATTACATTGTGTGCCTAGAGGATGGAAAGAAGCTGAAGATGCTGAAGCGGCATCTGATGACCCATTACAGCATGACCCCGGACGAGTATCGTCAGAAGTGGGGCCTCAACGCCGACTATCCGATGGTCGCGCCGAACTATGCCGAGCAGCGCCGCACGCTCGCCAAGAAGATCGGCCTCGGCACCAAGCGCCGGACGGCGCGCAAGTAA
- a CDS encoding GNAT family N-acetyltransferase translates to MTTAEISIDAGSLLDIEAVMAVMDDSFDAAFGEAWTAPQCAGLMPMAGVWLTLARRGDEAVGFSLSRVVLREAELLLLAVRRDAQRSGTGRALLDAFIHSAAARGAEHLHLEVRDGNAAVKLYSAAGFSEVGRRPAYYRGSDGQVFDALTLAKSIHN, encoded by the coding sequence ATGACCACCGCCGAGATCAGCATCGACGCCGGCAGCCTGCTCGACATCGAAGCGGTGATGGCGGTGATGGACGACAGTTTCGACGCCGCGTTCGGCGAGGCGTGGACGGCCCCGCAATGCGCGGGGCTGATGCCGATGGCGGGCGTCTGGCTGACCCTCGCGCGGCGCGGCGACGAGGCCGTGGGCTTCTCCTTGTCGCGAGTCGTGTTGCGTGAGGCGGAACTATTGTTGCTCGCAGTGCGCCGTGACGCGCAGCGCAGCGGCACAGGACGGGCGCTGCTCGACGCCTTCATCCATTCCGCAGCGGCGCGCGGCGCCGAGCATCTCCATCTCGAGGTGCGCGACGGCAATGCAGCCGTAAAACTCTATTCCGCCGCCGGTTTTTCGGAAGTCGGACGTCGTCCTGCTTACTATCGCGGGAGTGACGGGCAAGTCTTCGATGCGCTGACCTTGGCGAAGTCGATCCACAACTGA